The Lipingzhangella halophila genome segment TCCGTGCTGTTCGGGGCGGCGGCCCCGCTCGGACTGTTCACCCCGGGGCTGCGCCGGGCGGGAGTCGAGCGCGTTGTGGGGCTCACGCACGGACACGAGACCGGCTGGTCGGCGCTGCCGGCCGCGCGGCAGACGCTGCGGCACATCGCCGAGCAGGTCGATGTCCTCACCTACCTGGGGGACTACACCCGGCAGCGGCTGGCACGGGCAATCGGGCCGGCCGCCGCCGCCCGTATGCAACGCCTCGCGCCGGGCGTCGATACGGAGCGGTTCCACCCCGATGCCGGCGGCGCGGAGATCCGTGAGCGCCACGGTCTCGGTGGGCGGCCCGTGGTGGTCTGCGTGTCCCGCCTGGTGCCCCGTAAGGGGCAGGACACCCTCGTGCGGGCGTGGCCGCGGGTGCTCGCCGAGGTTCCCGGCGCGGTGCTGCTCATCGTGGGCGACGGGCCGTACCGGGGGCGGCTGCGGGCCATGGCGGAGCGCCAGGGTGTCGCGGACTCCGTTGTGTTCACCGGGTCAGTGCCCGCTGAGGAGCTGCCCGCCCACTTCGCAGCGGGTGACGTGTTCGCGATGCCGTGCCGCACCCGCAACGGCGGCCTGGACGTGGAAGGACTGGGCATCGTCTACCTGGAGGCGTCGGCCACCGGCCTCCCGGTGGTCGCGGGCGCCTCCGGCGGGGCGCCCGACGCCGTTGCCGACGGGGAGACCGGTCTCGTTGTCGGCGGAGACTGGCCCGGCCCCACGGCGCGCGCCCTGATCCGGCTCCTGGGCGACCCCGTAGCAGCCGCCGAGATGGGCGAGCGCGGCCGCGCCTGGGTGCGCAGTGCGTGGACCTGGGAGGCGGCCTCCCAACGCCTTGAAGGGCTTCTCACGGGCTCGTGAGGTGGTGCCGCCCCCGCCGCGGCGGGCGACGCGCGGGCTCCGGGTGTGTGCGGGCGCGGCAGGCGCTACGGGCGGACGGTCCCACCCGTAGCCGCGCGGGGACGGAGCCCCGACCTAACCGGCGTAGATCTCCTCGATCTCGTTGCTGAACTGCTTGGCCACGACGTGCCGCTTGAGCTTCAGCGACGCCGTCATCTGGCCCTCCTCCTCGGAGAAGTCCGTGGGCAGAATCTTGAACTTGCGCACCGACTCCGCCTTGGATACCGCCTCGTTGGCGTGGTCAATGGCCTTCTGCACCTCGGCGACCAGATCGGGGTCCTCCGACAGGTCAGCGGTGTCGCCGCTCTTGCTGTTCTGCTGCTTCCAGAACTCCAGCGCCTCGGAGTCGATGGTGATGAGAGCGGAGACGAAATTGCGGTTGTCCCCGACCACCATGCACTGGCTGACGAGCGGGTTCGAGCGGATCCGGTCCTCGATCACGGCGGGAGCGACGTTCTTGCCGGCCGCGGTGACGATGATTTCCTTCTTGCGCCCGGTGATGGTCAGATAGCCGTCCTCGTCGAGGGAGCCGAGGTCGCCGGTGCGGTACCAGCCGTCCTCGTCGAAGGCCTCCTCGGTGGCCTTCGGGTTGTTCCAGTAGCCGCGCATGATGTGGTCGCCCTTGCACAGGACCTCGCCATCGTCGGCGATCCGGATGCTGACGCCCGGGAACGGAGCGCCCACGGTGCCGATCTTGTTCAGCTCCGGGCTGTTCGCCGCGGTGGGCGCCGAGGTCTCGGTCAGGCCGTAGCCCTCGATGATGGTCAGCCCGACGCCACGGAAGAAGTGCCCGAGCCGCTCACCGAGTGCGGAGCCGCCCGAGACCGCGTACCGCGCGTGCCCGCCCATGCGGTCCATGAGCTTGCTGTAGACCAGCTTGCCGAACACGGCGTGCTTGAGGCGCAGCGTGACCGGTACGTGCCCGCTGTCGAGGGCGCGGCTGTAGGCGATCGCGGCCTCCACCGCCGCGTGGAAGATCTTGCCTTTGCCTTCCGAGACGGCCTTCTGCTCGGCCTTGTTGTAGACCTTCTCGAACACGCGGGGCACGGCCAGCAGGAAGGTGGGCTTGAACACGCTGAACTGGTCGATGAGCTCGGGGCCGGTCGTGGGGAAGTGCCCCATGACGGTCTGCGACTCGATGCAGCCGACCTGGATGATCCGCGCGAACGAGTGCGCGAGAGGCAGGAACAGGATCGTGGAGCGGTCCGGCTGGCTGAACACGGCCTCCATGGGGCCGTGGTTCACGTTCTTGATGGTGAAGAGGATGTTGCGGTGCGTCAGTTCGCAACCCTTGGGGCGGCCGGTGGTGCCCGAGGTGTAGATGAGCGTGGCCAGTTCGTCGACGTCACCCGCGGTGCGCCGCTCTTCGAGGGTGGAGTCCTCGATCTCGGTCCCCTGCTCGGTGAACTCGTCGAGCGCGCCGCCCTCGATCACCCAGACGTCGCGCAGCTCGGTCAGGGACGACCGCACCGAGCGGACCCGCTCGGCGTGTTCGGCGGTCTCGACGAAGACGGCCTTGCTGCCGGAGTCGCTGAGGATCCACTGGGTCTGGTCCGCGGACGAGGTGTCGTAGATGGGCACCGTTACGCCGCCGACGGACCAGATGGCGTAGTCGATCGTGGTCCACTCGTAGCGGGTCCGCGACATCAGGGCAACCCGGTCGCCGTGCTCGACCCCGGCGGCGATCAGCGCCTTGGCGGTCGCGGCCACGTCGTCGCGGAACTGCTTGCAGGTCACGTCGTGCCACTGGCCGGACTCCTGGCGGCGGAGTGCCACGGCGGTGGGCTCTTCGGTGGCGCGCGCGAAGACGGTGTCCGGCAAACGCGCGTCCTGTGAGATCTCGACCTTTACGGGACGACTGTATTCGCGCACGGCTTACGCTCCTGGACCTTAGGGCTCTAGGGGGACGTGCTTGACCGTAACAAGTCTTGTTACGGATGGGTAGAATCTGTTCTAGCTCGCTACTCGATGGTAATCCGAGCTTGACGAACCAGGGTTCCGACCCGTCGCGGGCGCCGCCGATAGAGACATGTTCCGCTTTTGGTGGTCCCGCGCCGGCCGGTCGCCGCAGTCGTACCCACCGGGGTGGAACTCACGTCGTCCGACAGTACCGTTCCTGACGTGCGCAGTTGACCGGGATCCGGGTGTGGGCGGCGCCTCTGCCAGGCCGGGCGGTCCCATTCACGCCCGGCTGCGGGCCCGCGTGCGGGGCGGTTCGTCCAGGCGAGTGATCTCCCTCTCGCGGAGGTGCGACTCCGGGGGTCTCGGCGGACTCGCGGGCCTGCCGCGGCTTTGCCGCGCCCGGGATCGCCGCTGCCGCGTCGCCGTGGAAGGCCGTGAGCCGGGAAAGGGCGCCCTGCCCCGGCGCGACGCGCTCATAAGCCGAACCGGTCGGTGATCTCCGCGGAATCCTCGGATTAGCCGAGCCGGAACCCGGGATGGGCGGCTAACGTAACGGACAGAAGGACCGGACCCGGACACAGGCTGCCGGAAGAGCCGACGAACAGGGGCAGAAGATCATGGCAGAGCCGAACCGCGATACCTCGGGTTCCCAGGACATCATCGATGACGCCCTGCGGCTGGTCGACGCGTTGCAGCGCAAGCTGATCACCGAGGGCGTGCGCCGCGGCGTGAACAGCGCCACCGCACCCCCTTCCAACAAGGACGACGTGTGGTCGGAGGCCATCAGGCGCGAGCAGCCGCAGCCTGATCCGCCGCCGCTGGATCAGCTCATGGGGGTGGTACGCACCGCGGGGCCCCAGGTGGTCGGTCATCTCGGGCGGGCGGGCGCGACCCTCGCGGGTGCGGTCGGCGAGTCGCTGGGCATCATCGAACGCACCATGCGGGAGAAGGCCGACGAGGCCCGGCGCGCCGGCGAGCCCGGCGAGGAGCCGGAACCCGAGCCGCCCAAGCCCATCTCGCGCGGTGAATGAGGCATCCGGGCGGGTTTCGCTGGTTTAATCAGGATGCTCTCCCGTCGAACAGACCACCATGACGCAGCGCCAGCGCGGCTGCGAGATAACCAGGTGACAAGGAGCCGCCCCATGCGGTTGACCATCGGTGTGGACATCGGAGGTACCAAGATCGCCGCCGGGGTCGTCGACCCCCAGGGGCGGCTGCTGCGGCGGACCACGCACGCCACGCCCGCCGACGACCCGGTAGCCCTCGCGGACGCCGTGGCGCGCACCGTGGACGAACTGGGCTGGGAACGGCCCGACGACGAGGTCGTCGCGATCGGGGTTGGCGTGGCCGGGTTCGTCGACGAGGACCGGTCGACCGTCGTGGTCGCGCCCAACCTCGGGTTGCGCGATGAGCCTCTCAAGGAGCGCGTCCAGCAACGCGTGGACCTACCGGTCGTCATCGAGAACGACGCCAACGCCGCCGCCTGGGCCGAGGCCCGCTTCGGCGCCGGCCGGGGGAGCGACCACGTCGTCTGCGTCACCCTGGGCACCGGGGTCGGTGGCGGCCTCGTTCTGAACGGCGAGGTGTACCGGGGACGGCACGGTGTGGCCTCCGAGGTCGGCCACTACCGCGTCGTTCCCTACGGCCGCCGGTGCGGATGCGGCAACCACGGGTGCTGGGAACAGTACGCGAGCGGGCGCGCGCTGGAGGCCGAGGCGCAGGATCTCGCGAAGGCCAACCCGGCCCGTGCCGAGCGCCTGTTGAAACTGGCCAACAACGACGCGTCGGCCATCGCGGGCCAGGAGGTCACCCAGGCCGCCTTCGAGGGCGACGAGGGCGCACTGGCGTGTTTCCGCGTCGTGGGGGCGTGGGTCGGGGTGGGCCTGGCCGACCTCGCGGCGATCCTCGACCCCGAGTGCTTCGTGATCGGCGGCGGCGTCTCCGACGCCGGGGACGTGCTACTGGAACCGGCGCGCCACGCCTTCCAGCAGAACGTCACCGGCCGCGCCGTACGCCGGATAGCCGAGGTCCGCGTGGCCGAGCTCGGCTCGGAGGCCGGCATCGTCGGAGCGGCCGACCTGTCATGCCGCTAGATCGATGATGTGAGTGCGTGGCGCGGCGCCCAACATCGGCCGATCTTGAGCATTCCGTTCCTTCCTGGCGCTGCGAAGGAACGGAACGCTCAAGATCAGCACAACAGCGGTTCAGGAGTCGGTGCCGCTCCGCGCGCCCTCGGCTTCGGCTTCCTTGCGCGCCCGCCGCTCCTCCTTGCGCTTCTCGCGCTCGGCCCGCCGCTCCTCCTTGCGCTTGGCGCGCTCGGCGCGTTTGCGGTCCTTCTCGCTCGCGTGCTGCTCGCGCCGCTCTTCCTTGGCCGCCGCCTCGATCTCGGTCTTGACCGACTGGGCGTAGCGGTCCACGTACTCCTGCCCGGAGAGCTGCATCAGGGCGTACATGAGCTCGTCGGTTACGGCGCGCAGGACCCGCGGGTCCCGCTCCATCCCGTAGTAGCGGGAGAAGTCCAGCGCCTCGCCGAAGACCACCTTGGGCCGGATGCCCAGCTTCGGGACAGTACGCCCGGGCGGCATGATCTTGTCGGCGTTGATCATCGCCATGGGCACCACCGGAGCCTGCGACTCCAGGATCATCCGCGCCACGCCCGTCTTGCCGCGGTAGAGCCGGCCGTCGGGCGACCGGGTGCCCTCGGGGTAGATGCACACCAGGTTGCCCTGCCGCAGCAGCTTGAGCGCGGTGCGCAGCGCGGCCTCGCTCGCCTTGCCCCCGGAGCGGTCGATCGGAACCGAGCCGACGCCGCTGAAGAAAAGCCGGCTGAGCAGCCCTTTGACCCCCGTGCCGGTGAAGTAGTCGGACTTCGCCAGCGAGATCATCTTCCGCGGCAGCGGGAGGGGGCCGAAGAAGTGGTCGGCGAACGACAGATGGTTGCTGACCATGATGGCCGGCCCCGTGCGGGGCACGTTCTCCACCCCATAGGCGCGAGGTTGCCACAGGACCGCGAGAATCGGCCCAAGGATCGCCTTGACCACCCAGTAGAACACTGAATTTCACCCCCGTACGCGGGGGGAGCGTACGGTCTGCTGCACCACGTTCGCCTTCCCGCTCGCACGATGTTTGCTGCCAATCTTCGCACCGGTTGGAACCGTCAACCAACGCCGGTTTGGGCTACCAGCCAGTAGAAGGGAAGGTTTCCGTTGGACCTGGTGTCCGGAGCG includes the following:
- a CDS encoding AMP-dependent synthetase/ligase, coding for MREYSRPVKVEISQDARLPDTVFARATEEPTAVALRRQESGQWHDVTCKQFRDDVAATAKALIAAGVEHGDRVALMSRTRYEWTTIDYAIWSVGGVTVPIYDTSSADQTQWILSDSGSKAVFVETAEHAERVRSVRSSLTELRDVWVIEGGALDEFTEQGTEIEDSTLEERRTAGDVDELATLIYTSGTTGRPKGCELTHRNILFTIKNVNHGPMEAVFSQPDRSTILFLPLAHSFARIIQVGCIESQTVMGHFPTTGPELIDQFSVFKPTFLLAVPRVFEKVYNKAEQKAVSEGKGKIFHAAVEAAIAYSRALDSGHVPVTLRLKHAVFGKLVYSKLMDRMGGHARYAVSGGSALGERLGHFFRGVGLTIIEGYGLTETSAPTAANSPELNKIGTVGAPFPGVSIRIADDGEVLCKGDHIMRGYWNNPKATEEAFDEDGWYRTGDLGSLDEDGYLTITGRKKEIIVTAAGKNVAPAVIEDRIRSNPLVSQCMVVGDNRNFVSALITIDSEALEFWKQQNSKSGDTADLSEDPDLVAEVQKAIDHANEAVSKAESVRKFKILPTDFSEEEGQMTASLKLKRHVVAKQFSNEIEEIYAG
- a CDS encoding glycosyltransferase family 4 protein, whose translation is MPSTLIITNDFPPRTGGIQSFVHGLAMRRPADSVVVYCSTPGPKWGDATAFDVRQPFPVVRESTSVLLPTPGVLRRAQNIARLEGCDSVLFGAAAPLGLFTPGLRRAGVERVVGLTHGHETGWSALPAARQTLRHIAEQVDVLTYLGDYTRQRLARAIGPAAAARMQRLAPGVDTERFHPDAGGAEIRERHGLGGRPVVVCVSRLVPRKGQDTLVRAWPRVLAEVPGAVLLIVGDGPYRGRLRAMAERQGVADSVVFTGSVPAEELPAHFAAGDVFAMPCRTRNGGLDVEGLGIVYLEASATGLPVVAGASGGAPDAVADGETGLVVGGDWPGPTARALIRLLGDPVAAAEMGERGRAWVRSAWTWEAASQRLEGLLTGS
- a CDS encoding ROK family glucokinase, with the protein product MRLTIGVDIGGTKIAAGVVDPQGRLLRRTTHATPADDPVALADAVARTVDELGWERPDDEVVAIGVGVAGFVDEDRSTVVVAPNLGLRDEPLKERVQQRVDLPVVIENDANAAAWAEARFGAGRGSDHVVCVTLGTGVGGGLVLNGEVYRGRHGVASEVGHYRVVPYGRRCGCGNHGCWEQYASGRALEAEAQDLAKANPARAERLLKLANNDASAIAGQEVTQAAFEGDEGALACFRVVGAWVGVGLADLAAILDPECFVIGGGVSDAGDVLLEPARHAFQQNVTGRAVRRIAEVRVAELGSEAGIVGAADLSCR
- a CDS encoding lysophospholipid acyltransferase family protein; this translates as MFYWVVKAILGPILAVLWQPRAYGVENVPRTGPAIMVSNHLSFADHFFGPLPLPRKMISLAKSDYFTGTGVKGLLSRLFFSGVGSVPIDRSGGKASEAALRTALKLLRQGNLVCIYPEGTRSPDGRLYRGKTGVARMILESQAPVVPMAMINADKIMPPGRTVPKLGIRPKVVFGEALDFSRYYGMERDPRVLRAVTDELMYALMQLSGQEYVDRYAQSVKTEIEAAAKEERREQHASEKDRKRAERAKRKEERRAEREKRKEERRARKEAEAEGARSGTDS